One Ricinus communis isolate WT05 ecotype wild-type chromosome 2, ASM1957865v1, whole genome shotgun sequence DNA segment encodes these proteins:
- the LOC8262829 gene encoding UDP-N-acetylglucosamine transferase subunit ALG14 encodes METTDCFSISIIIIISLVLVVITRIIYVLYRTGKPMHPKSLKPMSTLIILGSGGHTAEMINVLGILQKDRFMPRFYIAAATDNMSLQKARVLEDTFVDTPGGKEISAKFMQIYRSREVGQSYITSIGTTLLAIAHALWLMIKIRPQVVLCNGPGTCIPLCVIAFLFKVVGIKWSTIFYVESIARVQRLSLSGLLLYKLCIADQFFVQWPQLQRKYPRARYVGRLM; translated from the exons ATGGAGACCACAGATTGCTTCtctatttctataattatCATCATTAGCCTAGTTTTGGTTGTGATCACTCGCATTATCTATGTTCTTTATCGAACTGGAAAACCCATGCACCCTAAATCCCTAAAGCCAATGAGTACTTTGATTATTTTGGGTTCAG GGGGACACACTGCCGAGATGATTAATGTGTTGGGCATACTTCAAAAGGATAGGTTTATGCCTAGATTTTATATTGCAGCTGCTACTGATAATATGAGTCTGCAAAAAGCTCGCGTGTTGGAGGACACTTTTGTTGATACG CCTGGGGGCAAGGAAATCTCTGCAAAGTTCATGCAGATCTACAGGAGCAGGGAAGTTGGCCAGTCATACATCACCTCCATTGGGACAACTTTATTAGCTATTGCTCATGCATTGTGGCTGATGATTAAAATCAGACCCCAAGTG GTTCTTTGCAATGGTCCTGGGACTTGTATTCCTCTATGTGTAATTGCATTCCTATTCAAG GTGGTAGGGATTAAGTGGTCAACCATTTTTTATGTTGAGAGTATAGCCAGAGTACAAAGGCTCTCCTTAAGTGGTTTGCTTCTCTACAAGTTGTGCATAGCTGATCAGTTTTTTGTGCAGTGGCCACAACTACAGAGAAAATATCCTCGAGCTCGCTATGTTGGTAGACTGATGTAG